From a region of the Triticum aestivum cultivar Chinese Spring chromosome 7D, IWGSC CS RefSeq v2.1, whole genome shotgun sequence genome:
- the LOC123163982 gene encoding protein IRON-RELATED TRANSCRIPTION FACTOR 2 yields the protein MDLQQLMEHQLFDDGAVPSCMISPLEADNGFTDELPSLQLPDLDLDFDIHEFSAPATAPAKAATSGGSGLVGSGSGSHKKLNHNAYERDRRTQLNQLYSTLRSLIPNADHTKKLSIPTTVCQVLDYIPKLQKQVEDLEKKKQELTRAKCRERLQRVKDNTCRIVSATPLDGNEIMVQVRLLSNMAASLPLSKCINVFENEGLHLISSSTFSTEVNRTFYSFHFEMMFAKRQQENVKHFYKNLGF from the exons ATGGATCTGCAGCAATTAATGGAGCATCAACTGTTCGACGATGGCGCCGTCCCGAGCTGCATGATCTCGCCGTTAGAGGCAGACAACGGTTTCACCGACGAGCTGCCGTCTTTGCAGTTACCGGACCTGGACCTTGACTTCGACATCCACGAGTTCTCCGCACCGGCAACGGCACCGGCGAAAGCGGCCACCTCAGGTGGCTCCGGATTGGTTGGTTCCGGTTCGGGATCGCACAAGAAGCTCAACCACAACGCGTACGAGCGCGACCGGCGGACGCAGCTCAATCAGCTCTACTCGACTCTCCGTTCACTCATCCCCAACGCAGATCACACA AAGAAGCTGAGCATTCCGACGACCGTCTGTCAGGTCCTTGACTACATCCCCAAGCTGCAGAAGCAGGTCGAGGATCTGGAGAAGAAGAAACAGGAGCTCACTAGAGCCAAATGCAGAGAAAGACTGCAGCGCGTCAAGGACAACACATGCCGTATTGTTTCTGCCACTCCTCTCGATGGCAACGAAATCATGGTCCAGGTTAGACTGCTGAGCAACATGGCTGCAAGTCTTCCTCTGTCCAAGTGCATAAACGTATTTGAGAACGAAGGCCTTCACCTCATCAGTTCATCGACTTTCTCCACCGAGGTCAATAGAACATTTTACAGCTTCCACTTTGAG ATGATGTTTGCTAAGAGACAACAAGAAAATGTGAAACACTTTTACAAAAATCTAGGATTTTAA